The Theropithecus gelada isolate Dixy chromosome X, Tgel_1.0, whole genome shotgun sequence genome includes a window with the following:
- the SMPX gene encoding small muscular protein: protein MNMSKQPVSNVRAIQANINIPMGAFRPGAGQPPRRKECTPEVEEGVPPTSDEEKKPIPGAKKLPGPAVNLSEIQNIKSELKYVPKAEQ from the exons ATGAATATGTCGAAACAGCCAGTTTCCAATGTTAGAGCCATCCAG GCAAATATCAATATTCCAATGGGAGCCTTTCGACCAGGAGCAGGTCAACCCcccagaagaaaagaatgtaCTCCTGAAGTGGAGGAG ggtgttcctcccacctcagatgAGGAGAAGAAGCCAATTCCAGGAGCAAAGAAACTTCCAGGACCTGCAGTCAATCTATCGGAAATCCAGAATATTAAAAGTGAACTAAAATATGTCCCCAAAGCTGAACAGTAG